The following coding sequences are from one Gopherus flavomarginatus isolate rGopFla2 chromosome 21, rGopFla2.mat.asm, whole genome shotgun sequence window:
- the KLHDC7A gene encoding kelch domain-containing protein 7A, protein MTNGAQVSQDWLSDMQLVGKLALSAAALLLLTLAYRFYKSRPSSSGIRNAEHVTEQREQAGSGRGVAEETPRGLRNRQVNSNGVRPSTSKGNQSAHLGGTVTAGTWGSQSTPPREDQRLPKGKEEEKEKGKEACQLVTESQPKKKQPVFEGQGQSPGEVLNVATADGAEQEAPVAGTEARGKRNICSLACKPDSSIDDSRGASWDVASQQSGCSVSLRHNPCSTQAGNAAELTATDRSTPDTEEEEAGDMSESLAWNQEASAGQERIQTLNATADMGLAINQSDQRSDASYTFSSVAKIQVEENYITERQPREEKPWQSTSSTTSLRGKVYDYYVQSTSQSVSKERPCSYTDSLYHPDKIHEELSECETWLRLSTPQEPASESAVGDEDRASPTANIPPISPRLLPFRHPAESMEPADWGGASDPGSSFSPAHKTAEPERRFGRKESFHQIADNPELQVQMEGFGALTPAGRRSDSSTPPASPLHSRSIVSPVESFHSLQSHAGNEPRVELVAGANFFKVPLSLQSDVDIHLDLGNCYDVLCMAKKQKLDSLQEAAYKVMSDNYLQVLKNPSIFGRLNARERELILLRRMKGRKYITVADVSTQEQSLHTSRLCYYDNEGDVWHPLSYMPVEAVSRGCAVCSMFNYLFVVAGCKGLGQHQKPSNRVFCYNPLTSIWQEICPLNQARPHCKLVALDGYLYAIGGECLYTVEKYDPRQDRWTFTAPLPNDTFAVAHTATACDGEIYVTGGTLRYMLLRYVSRSDNWKVSITSGSKDRTTEMVTAGGFIYRFDLNRSMGISVYRCSPKAKLWYECATKRMPFPPCFQCAVVENLVYCISHQFNIRFLADHVSPRFGVKELQLFPSPRGTLLPIVLVLPDRGMVQTRV, encoded by the coding sequence ATGACCAACGGGGCTCAAGTCAGCCAGGACTGGCTGTCAGACATGCAGCTCGTTGGGAAGCTGGCACTTTCCGCAGCGGCTCTGCTCCTACTGACTTTGGCTTATAGATTCTATAAGTCCCGACCATCCAGCAGCGGGATCAGAAACGCTGAGCATGTGACGGAGCAGAGAGAACAGGCTGGATCCGGAAGGGGAGTCGCAGAAGAAACACCACGGGGACTCAGGAACAGGCAAGTCAACAGCAATGGGGTGAGGCCAAGCACCAGCAAAGGGAATCAAAGTGCACACCTGGGTGGGACGGTCACAGCGGGAACATGGGGCTCACAAAGCACACCGCCCAGGGAAGATCAAAGGCTGccgaaggggaaggaggaggagaaagagaagggaaaagaggCTTGTCAGCTGGTCACCGAATCACAGCCAAAAAAAAAGCAGCCTGTTTTTGAGGGACAGGGGCAAAGTCCAGGTGAGGTCCTGAACGTGGCGACAGCAGACGGTGCAGAGCAGGAGGCACCGGTGGCAGGAACAGAAGCCAGGGGTAAGCGTAACATTTGCAGTCTGGCATGCAAACCGGACAGCTCCATCGATGACAGCAGGGGGGCCAGCTGGGATGTAGCCTCGCAGCAATCTGGGTGTAGCGTCAGCCTCAGGCACAATCCTTGCAGCACCCAAGCAGGAAATGCTGCTGAGCTCACAGCAACTGACAGATCCACCCCAgacactgaggaggaggaagcaggagaCATGAGTGAGAGTTTGGCCTGGAACCAGGAGGCCTCGGCTGGCCAGGAGAGGATTCAGACCCTCAATGCTACAGCGGACATGGGCTTAGCCATCAACCAAAGTGATCAGAGGTCTGATGCCTCCTACACTTTCTCCTCCGTTGCAAAGATACAGGTGGAGGAAAACTATATTACAgagaggcagcccagggaggaaaagCCGTGGCAGTCCACATCCTCCACTACTAGCCTACGAGGCAAGGTCTATGACTACTACGTCCAGTCCACCTCGCAGTCTGTGTCGAAGGAGCGGCCCTGCTCGTACACCGACTCACTCTACCACCCGGACAAAATCCACGAAGAGCTAAGTGAATGTGAGACTTGGCTGCGCCTGTCTACGCCCCAAGAACCAGCCAGTGAGTCAGCTGTGGGAGATGAAGACCGAGCTTCACCAACAGCAAACATCCCACCCATCTCTCCCCGTCTCCTGCCTTTCAGACATCCCGCAGAGAGCATGGAGCCGGCAGACTGGGGTGGCGCATCTGATCCGGGCAGCTCCTTCTCGCCCGCCCACAAGACAGCTGAACCGGAACGCAGGTTTGGCAGGAAAGAGAGTTTCCATCAAATTGCAGATAACCCCGAACTTCAGGTGCAGATGGAAGGGTTCGGGGCTTTGACGCCAGCTGGCAGAAGATCTGACTCAAGCACTCCCCCTGCCAGTCCCCTCCACTCCAGATCCATCGTTTCCCCGGTGGAATCATTTCACAGCCTCCAGTCTCATGCAGGCAATGAACCCAGAGTGGAACTTGTTGCTGGTGCCAACTTCTTCAAAGTCCCATTAAGCTTGCAGTCTGATGTGGACATCCACCTGGATTTGGGGAACTGCTATGATGTCCTGTGCATGGCCAAGAAGCAGAAACTGGACAGTCTCCAGGAGGCAGCATATAAGGTCATGAGCGACAATTACCTCCAGGTCCTGAAGAACCCGTCTATCTTCGGGCGCCTCAATGCCAGGGAGAGGGAGCTGATCCTCCTGAGGAGGATGAAGGGCAGGAAATACATCACCGTAGCAGACGTTAGCACGCAGGAGCAGAGCTTGCACACCAGCAGGCTCTGTTACTATGATAATGAAGGCGACGTCTGGCATCCCCTGTCCTATATGCCAGTGGAGGCGGTTTCTAGGGGCTGCGCAGTCTGCAGCATGTTCAATTACCTCTTCGTGGTGGCTGGCTGCAAAGGGCTGGGCCAGCACCAGAAGCCTTCCAACAGGGTTTTCTGCTACAATCCCCTGACCAGTATTTGGCAGGAGATCTGCCCACTGAACCAAGCCAGACCTCACTGCAAGCTTGTCGCCTTGGATGGATACCTGTATGCAATCGGGGGAGAGTGCCTCTATACTGTGGAAAAGTATGACCCCCGCCAGGACCGGTGGACCTTCACGGCGCCGCTGCCCAATGATACCTTTGCCGTGGCCCACACCGCGACGGCGTGCGACGGGGAGATTTATGTGACCGGGGGCACACTGCGCTACATGTTGCTCCGGTATGTCAGCCGGTCGGACAACTGGAAGGTCAGCATCACCAGCGGGAGCAAGGACCGGACCACCGAAATGGTCACCGCCGGTGGCTTCATCTACCGCTTTGACCTCAACCGCAGCATGGGCATCAGCGTCTACCGCTGCAGCCCAAAAGCCAAGCTGTGGTACGAGTGTGCCACCAAACGCATGCCTTTCCCACCCTGCTTCCAGTGTGCCGTGGTGGAGAACCTGGTCTATTGCATCAGCCACCAGTTCAACATCAGGTTCCTGGCTGACCACGTCTCACCACGCTTCGGAGTCAAGGAGTTAcagcttttcccttccccccgagGGACCCTCCTCCCCATCGTCCTGGTGCTGCCAGATAGAGGCATGGTGCAAACAAGGGTCTGA